aacatcccaagttcaccaaccaatctagagaaagtggattcgtctagtggtttagtgaagatgtctgcaatttgttgatcagtaggtacaaagtgtaactctactgttccattcatgacatgctcacgaagaaaatgatacctgatatcaatatgctttgtccttgtgtgttgaacaggattgttggcaatggcaatggcactcgtgttatcacacagaatcggaattttatccaacatgaatccataatcttgtagttgattcctcatccacaaaatttgagcacagcaactcccagcagctatgtattcagcttctgctgtagacgtagacacggagtgttgcttcttgctgtaccatgacaccaaccttcgtccaagaaactgacagcttcctgaagtacttttcctatcaatcttacatcctgcaaagtcagaatctgtatagccaatcagatcaaaacctgtatctttaggataCCATATCCcaagattgggggttcccttaagatacctaaaaatacgcttaacagctataagatgagactctttaggatcagcctggaatctagcacataaataagttgcgaacatgatatctggcctactagcagttaagtacaagagagagccaatcatacctcgatacctcgtgatgtcaactgacttaccagatttgtcctgatcaagtttgacagcagttagcataggggttttggcaggagatgcctcttccattccatacttcttcagaagatccttgatgtacttTGATtgacagataaaaataccgtcaggcttctgaagtacttgaagtcctaggaagaaggacaattctcccatcatgctcatctcgtacttgctctgcataagcttagcaaatctctcgcacaaaagatcattagtagaaccaaatataatgtcatcgacatatacttgtaccagAATTACATCATTCTTatatttttatggaaaagagttttatcgatgatacctctggtgaaaccattttcaagtagaaacttggaaagagtgtcataccaggttcgaggggcttgcttcagaccATAAAGGGCTTTGAAGAGAAAAtacacgaagtcttcaaattccttgtcttcgaacccagggggttgttcaacatagacttcctcttcgagatcaccattcaggaatgcacttttcacatccatctgatataatttgaagttggagtgtgcagcaaatgctaagaacatcctgattgcttcaagcctagcaactggagcataggtttcatcataatcgatTCCTTCCTCTTGCGAGTAACCCTTTgctaccagtcttgccttattcctcgtaacagtaccatcttcatccagcttgtttctaaaaacccatctagtgccaactatagattttcctttaggtcttggcaccagcttccaaactttctgcctttcaaattgattgagttcttcctgcattgtagatacccaatctggatcatttagagcctcttcaactttctttggttctgtctgagacaaaaatccagcaaagttgcattcattttgagttgctcttctagtctgtacTCCTGTGtcaggatcaccaatgatttgttcaatggGATGGTCTCtgctccataccctttgtcttggcagattcaatcttgatgattcaccgtaatcattgttgtgttgagtgtgacgactagtagatccactaatATGACTTGCTCCCCCTGAACTGATGCTaatcctatttgatgatcctccactttgaccactgtgatcatgatgatcatttgtattgttaccaacacttcctccagatggttcaggatcaacagTTCTTTCAGTTGCATTAGGTTCTctagtatcagcttcaggttcatcttctccaatATAGATGTCATCTAagttctcaaattctagagaatcagattcattttccttttgaagacttgggagcttggtatcatcaaaccttacattgatgctttcaatcagcttgtcgtcattgatcagataaaccctgtaggcctttgaCTCTAAGGAATAACCCAGAaagatgccttcttcagctttagcatcaaacttacccagatgctcttctttaagaacatagcattttgcaccaaacacatgaaagtaactcagtgatggttttctgttggccattacttcgtacggagtcttatccaaatctttgttaatcagggtacgattttgagtgtagcaagcagtattcacagcttcagcccagaaatagattggaagtcttgattgactaatcattgtccttgctgcttcaatcaaggtcctgttcttcctttctacgacaccattttgttgtggagaccttggagctgaatactgacgagaaatacccttatcagtacagaattcattaagaacagcatttcaaaattctgttccattatctgatctgattgcccttaccggcaaatctgcttccttttcaatcttcttgatatgatcaatgatgacttgtgctgcttcatcctttgtatgtaagaataatacccatgtgtattttgagtagtcatcgacgatcacaagagcatatctctttcttgacatagaaggaatgttgactggtccaaacagatccatatgaatcagttgaaggggtgaaccaatgtcagtcatgcctttgcttctgtgtgatgctttctttgacttccctttttcacatgcatcgcagagtccttcttgacagaattctttctgcggcagtcctctcacaagttctcttttgactaaagaatatatagtcttaaagttcaagtgtgagagcttccgatgccataaccaactatcatcagcagaggccttgctatagaaacacttgacctcccccttacttgctgaatctatgtcggctataaacaaacttgattttcttacaccacggagtgtaagatccttgttcttccggttctggatcaagcaaacctctttctgaaagattacgtcatatcctttgtcacagaactgactgatactcagtaaattgtgcttgagtccttccaccagagaaatatcttcaatgatgacatttccaactttcagcttaccatatcctgttgtgaatcctttgctgtcatctccaaagactaCAATCGGGCCGGTTCTCATAACCACatttgtgagcagggacttttcaccagtcatgtgtcttgaacaaccactatcaagaacccacacaactttgcctttctttcctgtgccctgcattcacaaatggattaaattttctttggtacccagacgctcttgggtccaggtggtttagtggCAACAGGAGTATTAACAAAATCTGACTTAACATGTGATGGTTCAGgtgtgactggactcttctcctttttagtcttagcagaagtgcctTTAGACTTTGAGTTTGGAgtctccttcttcttagaagggcaagcagtctttgccacatgGGCAGCAGAAGGTGCaagcatattcatattcatggcaggtgatgcagaaaaagatgcatttaacatggtaaaacatgcagacatcatattcatagcacattgcatgcaacctactctaccacatggcaagtgaacagcattcatgttaacagtattggGCATGCATGCTAGTAACATGAGTATCTACTCTAGtcattttacatgcatgagtaagatgattagtagaattgcaattgttacaaacctttctagcactaGGAGTCCTAGAGTTAGTTTTCTTAGCATCTagcttgccattcctgttgttcttctttttgttggaactagtacttcctaatccattTCTATCAGAATCTTCTCTAACTTGGGGATTAGAAGGTACGTCTtgtgtttcctgttttacttgaggctcaacaacttcctcatttttcaactcttccttgatgacaaggtcttcttctatcagaggttctgtttgtgcctttctaaagataggggtcttggtgttcttcagaattttaggtacatttgttccttcaggagcattctcagttcctgctgaaacaaatatgccttcattctcttttctcttctttcttttagcactttccaaagaactatagtcaaggccaatagcaaccttcttatcaacccgttgactatccaagatctctttctgtagaaaagcagaattctgataggccctaagcttagtttctaggtcagcaatctgagacctaagggattcctcaatttctgcactacacttctccttattctctagatattcaattctatctttaaggttagtgttcatgagtttctctaaagctaattcatctactcgttcttcaagtttagctatctttagagagagactacaattgtctgattctgaagctaataaactagtgtgcaagttatacatctcttgacctagttcatttatagtctttttataatcagcagtagtcatgtcatcaacagaaatttcaggagatacctgagatggagattcctcgacagtgtcagctattaatgcaaatgcataattgctctggacaggttcatcatcagaatctgtgtcatcccagctttttccctcagcaatgtaagcccttcctttatgcttggccaccattgcttccaactttgcttttagcttctcattctctttcttcagatcctcataagaattcttcttatcatatgagttgcttctttctttggcaggagccgctttgggtttcctgcactctgttgcaaagtgccctaagtcattgcagttgtagcatctgaccttgctttTGTCATACAAATTTGGTttgtaactgccagtactctttgaccctgaccctgagtatcctcctttaccctgaaacttgttccctgaagctttcttgtaccgggggttcttcctgaacttgatatgcttgaaccttgcagccatataagccattgacttatcttccagctgctccagctcttcctgagtgtagaactcatcctccggttctccagaaacttcatcaatttcagattctacaatctcagtattggtagaaggatagtcagctttgatggatgaacaatcactctgagcaacagtgtgatcattgataccatattcaactaattgttgataaccaaagtatggttgatcagcaataagtgcagtggtcttctgtaaggccatactcttggattctgttgatccaccaccatatatgatctttctttgttcaagttccatctcaaacgtcttcggttttccaaacagcttttccaaagtcatagttctgaagtcgcttctttcccggatggtctctgtctttacaactagatggggtggcatcacaaatgagaactttctgttaatctctttctgtggataagtctttccatgcagggtgagttcattcaacaacaacatgaacctttcatagatttgagaaatgttctctccaggtattgcctgaaatgcttcatatctggcaattagcgtatctgttttccctgacttcttcagatccctccatcaatgcctctatagtgtcccacatctgctttgaagttttcagacttagtatcagatgtgtcatagtcttggtcattgattcaacaattatgagttgcagattatggtcatgtgcaatatactccttatcagtctcagtgtattcgcttttctctttgggaacagacttctgtggaatacgaacaccattttcaacagattcaggaataatcttcataggcaaaaacggaccattttccagaatcccaatgtacatgggattagcaactctgatgtacagcaacatcttcatcttccagttgttgtagtcatccttgtcaaatggaggtactttgattcctaacttatgtgtcgacattgttatcagataaaattacgattgtacggacagctagcttttcagattggttacggatctcagatctgtatatcgatcagcctcgctctgataccaattgttaggtccaatcagacgtagaagggggggttgaatacgtctgtACCAAATTCTTGGATTAATTCAATTGCGGAATATTactgtttaagtccagttaaatcaatcgtaaataaacaactccagcaagtcggggaatattcttatattaaaaataatcctcggatgctacaaactccaacacgaatgtcggctgcagagactacaagcactccaatacaaactctcgactaaaatgatattctaactttgctctcgagaatgtgtatagtgtgtgcactttacaaagtgtgtagttgttctcaaatgaaaacacaaagctctatttatagactttgggggacaaactcagcttgtgcttgctcttggcgcaaggaagctttCAACCAATCAGAACATAGCTTCCTCGTTCCTTGTATTGGCTTCCTTGCTCCAATCTAGCTTGCTCCTCCTTTaacttgcgccaaaacaattcagaagaattgtttaaataaatcaaacggcgcaaggaagaaattatGTGTGAATTCCTTCCTCGTTCCAGTTgaaacaattcaaaagaattgtttAATCCTGGCGCAACCAAACCAAtgtcttccttgttccaattggcgcaaggaagacaattccttccttgttccaattggcgcaaggaggacaaatccttccttgttccaattggcgcaaggaggacaatttcttccttgttccaattggcgcaaggaagagaATGGCTTGGTCAGGaattggcgcaaggaggaattaaacaataattccttccttgttccattcttggcgcaaggaggaattatatttaaatttcttccttgctccatttcttccttgttccaaaacAGAACAGGCTAGCACacttatacatacatatatatatatatatatatatatatatatatatgtgtcacatatatacatataagtatttACTAGTCAATTTGGAGGATGCtttgccttgacttgattaagttatcCTTGACTGAATccttcgaatccaattcacacgcactgacgtcctgtgcactggtctggttcacgaacgactaatacagaattaattctccgtcttcttttcttgacaacatacttaatcagtctcactagacttgagtattgcttcagtGATTCTGATTACGAATAATCAGAGAGGATGTACTTGAATCTTGATCTTTGGACAACCTTGACATCAGAAACCACTTAgactttattcttcaccgaggcttgaacattctaatgaacttctatcagtgatTTGCTGTACGTCTCAGATATCCTGATTGCCTTCAACTTCTTGAGTCGTATCTTCAactctgtagattcctgtacgaTACTTAGTTATTGTTTCCTGTTCTAATTCTACTGTTGAGTTATCGACATTACATCAcattacatattacattatgctttacaaattCTACTCCAGATATAATAGTATTTATGCTACATGATTAAATGTGGTTTATCCTCCTACCGTCTCATGAATTCAGTGTTTATGAAATTTGTTTATTATAGTAGATGTTTCATTATAATAAAtgcatattaattataaaatttaaatataattgaattaactttacaaatcatttttttatcagGGATCCTGAAATCGTTGTCCATCTCTTTTAATACATAAATCTATCTAATTCTTATAATCACTAATATcctaaaacaaaacataaattgtCACGGATCCTTGATcgctatatatattctctatatatattctcttcgATACGTAAATCCATTTAATTCTAATAATCTGCTTCACTTGCAGCATAGATCAATACTTACACTCGCGTGTTTAAATCCACTGCAtttaacttttactctgaactAATGCATGTGATCTTCAGTTTTACCCTAAACTGATGCATGTCGTCTCAAAACTCCAGCTCCAAAGTCATCAAGTGTGGATTGCGATACATGTCATCTCACAGCTTCAGCTCCAAGACACCAACTACAGATTGCGATACATGTCATCTCAAAACTCCAACTCCAAGTCACCAACTGTAGATTGTTTGACCGAATATTTTTTTACTACTTATGGACTTATAATGAGAAGCAGTCTATTCTTACCGTTTGTGCAAAGAACTTATAAGTCAATTTCCGACTTATAAGTCAGAATATGAGAAGTTGAAAATCCTAGTTTTTTTAGTGACCTTTTTTCCTTccgaaatttgatttttttcaaaaatgtataagaccactttaaaagataatttatattatattcttactatattaatatttttttacctaATAAGTTGTAAAATACCATAAAAATTgtccaaacacataaattaaaagttagttttcacttataattaacttctcatatataaacaataaacactTTTTTTGACTTAATCCAAACTCAAATGAGGATTTCTTTTACAAGTTTGAAATTGCATATGGGAAAACATATTATTTGA
This genomic window from Daucus carota subsp. sativus chromosome 7, DH1 v3.0, whole genome shotgun sequence contains:
- the LOC135147936 gene encoding uncharacterized protein LOC135147936: MTGEKSLLTNVVMRTGPIVVFGDDSKGFTTGYEEHLGKFDAKAEEGIFLGYSLESKAYRVYLINDDKLIESINVRFDDTKLPSLQKENESDSLEFENLDDIYIGEDEPEADTREPNATERTVDPEPSGGSVGNNTNDHHDHSGQSGGSSNRISISSGGASHISGSTSRHTQHNNDYGESSRLNLPRQRVWSRDHPIEQIIGDPDTGVQTRRATQNECNFAGFLNKLDEDGTVTRNKARLVAKGYSQEEGIDYDETYAPVARLEAIRMYLKGTPNLGIWYPKDTGFDLIGYTDSDFAGFIFSLRLVNGREAIQ